From a region of the Gossypium raimondii isolate GPD5lz chromosome 10, ASM2569854v1, whole genome shotgun sequence genome:
- the LOC105776645 gene encoding probable N-acetyltransferase HLS1-like produces the protein MVDSIGDRVLVREFDDGRDIEVVGKLEKSSEIGSNNKGTSIFTNNTIDPLWRIRFFPLHLMLVAELQENRELVGVIRGCIKHVGTKYGRTNVKLGCILGLRVSPTHRRMGIGLKLVRAMEEWLMNNGAHYTFLATEKNNVASKNLFTAKCNYKNLSSLTIFVQPISFAMELGISQDIKVEKLNIRQAISLYDNKLKGKDLYFTDIDAILKEKLSLGTWVFYFKQDEWIGLHSEDEDEDIISTVPPSWAMFSIWNSCEAYKIDIKKPHYPLKLFHEILSHARDKILPCLKNIIPICDYSIEKPFGFLFLYGIHGEGENVGELMKCAWSLASRLGEDIKDCKMIITELGVSDPMIKHVPHASSKSRIDDLWYFKKVNGSSINDENELAMMGELENVVVDPRDF, from the exons ATGGTTGACAGTATAGGAGATCGAGTTTTGGTTAGAGAATTTGATGATGGAAGGGATATTGAAGTGGTGGGGAAGCTTGAGAAGAGCTCTGAGATAGGGTCTAATAATAAGGGGACCtccattttcacaaataatacgATTGACCCTTTGTGGAGGATTAGGTTCTTTCCCCTTCATCTCATGCTG GTAGCTGAGCTGCAAGAAAATAGGGAGCTTGTCGGTGTGATTAGAGGCTGCATCAAGCATGTGGGGACTAAATATGGAAGAACAAATGTGAAGTTGGGTTGCATTCTAGGCCTCCGAGTATCCCCAACACATCG GAGAATGGGGATCGGATTGAAACTTGTCAGAGCAATGGAAGAATGGTTGATGAACAATGGAGCTCACTACACTTTCCTAGCAACAGAAAAGAACAATGTTGCCTCTAAAAATCTCTTCACCGCCAAATGCAATTATAAAAACTTAAGCTCATTAACCATATTCGTTCAACCAATCAGTTTTGCAATGGAGCTGGGTATCTCTCAAGATATCAAAGTAGAGAAGTTGAATATAAGGCAAGCTATTTCCTTGTATGATAACAAGCTCAAAGGCAAAGACTTGTATTTCACAGACATTGATGCAATCCTCAAGGAAAAGCTTAGCCTTGGGACAtgggttttttatttcaaacaaGATGAATGGATTGGTTTGCATAGTGAAGACGAGGATGAAGATATTATTAGCACAGTCCCACCTTCTTGGGCCATGTTTAGCATATGGAACTCTTGTGAAGCTTACAAGATTGATATTAAAAAACCCCATTATCCTTTGAAgctttttcatgaaattttaagCCATGCAAGGGACAAGATCCTCCCTTGTTTAAAGAATATCATTCCAATTTGTGACTACTCCATTGAGAAACCATTTGGTTTCTTATTCCTTTATGGGATACATGGAGAAGGAGAGAACGTTGGGGAGCTCATGAAATGTGCATGGAGTTTGGCATCGAGATTGGGTGAAGACATTAAGGACTGCAAGATGATAATCACTGAGTTAGGAGTGTCGGATCCGATGATTAAACATGTGCCCCATGCATCATCCAAGTCAAGGATCGATGATCTCTGGTACTTTAAGAAGGTGAATGGCTCCTCCATCAATGATGAGAATGAGCTTGCGATGATGGGAGAACTTGAAAATGTGGTTGTGGATCCCAGAGACTTTTAG
- the LOC105776644 gene encoding protein high chlorophyll fluorescent 107 produces MRLFSTSSSSPKPNFPLFSPSQNPKRSTSKTLPPFKTRLPSPSFLSLPPCTANSSPSFPVLDQEADREDSLEPKQDTFKKVLVVRRPVMDVSGEENDDGSEDGEAEGDDVISKPSGIDAGLEEFAKKMPLFEPERGESGGTLEKPLAVNLDLSLYKARVLARKYRYEEAENILEKCIYYWPEDGRSYVTLGKILSKQAKRTEARAVYERGCQATQGENPYIWQCWAVLENKMGNIRRARELFDAATVADKRHIAAWHGWAVLELKQGNVKKARHLLAKGLKFCGGNEYVYQTLALLEAKANRYEQARYLFRQATKCNPKSCASWLAWAQLEVQQENNRAARLLFEKAVQASPKNRFAWHVWGVFEANIGNVDMGRKLLKIGHALNPRDPVLLQSLALLEYKHSTANLSRVLFRRASELDPRHQPVWIAWGWMEWKEGNISTARELYQRALSIDSTTESAARCLQAWGVLEQRAGNLSAARRLFRSSLNINSQSYVTWMTWAALEEDQGNSVRAEEIRNLYFQQRTEVVDDASWVTGFLDVIDPALDSIKRLLNLDQGLINKAREPSKDAESIEDGAEEPFLTTSLGLNDGNDIGYGSRFDLNAFIKDKLSLDPSKLDLLMENSGKSSPKRVTSPRRMWRSQNRTTMTLP; encoded by the exons aTGCGTCTCTTCTctacttcatcttcttcaccaAAACCCAACTTTCCTCTCTTTTCGCCTTCTCAAAACCCCAAAAGATCCACCTCCAAAACACTTCCTCCCTTCAAAACTCGCCTTCCCTCTCCTTCATTCCTCTCGCTCCCTCCATGCACTGCCAACAGCTCCCCCTCTTTCCCCGTCCTCGACCAAGAAGCCGACCGGGAAGACTCTTTAGAACCCAAGCAAGACACTTTCAAGAAGGTCCTTGTTGTTCGACGCCCAGTCATGGATGTTTCCGGTGAAGAAAATGATGATGGGAGTGAAGATGGTGAAGCGGAAGGAGATGACGTCATTTCGAAGCCGTCGGGTATAGATGCTGGCCTTGAAGAGTTTGCCAAGAAGATGCCTCTATTCGAACCCGAAAGAGGCGAGTCCGGTGGCACACTAGAGAAGCCACTTGCGGTGAACTTGGACTTGTCATTGTATAAAGCCAGGGTTTTGGCGAGGAAGTATCGATATGAAGAAGCTGAAAATATACTGGAGAAG TGTATATACTATTGGCCTGAAGATGGGAGATCATATGTAACATTGGGGAAGATATTGAGCAAGCAAGCAAAAAGGACAGAAGCGAGAGCCGTATATGAGAGAGGTTGCCAAGCTACCCAAGGAGAAAATCCCTACATTTGGCAG TGCTGGGCTGTGTTGGAGAATAAGATGGGGAATATAAGAAGGGCTAGAGAACTTTTTGATGCGGCCACCGTTGCTGACAAAAGACACATCGCTGCTTGGCATGGATGGGCAGTTCTGGAGCTAAAACAGGGGAATGTGAAGAAAGCAAGGCATCTGCTTGCTAAAGGTCTCAAATTTTGCGGTGGAAATGAGTATGTCTATCAAACCCTTGCATTGCTTGAAGCTAAAGCGAATAGGTATGAGCAGGCCCGGTACTTGTTCCGCCAGGCCACCAAGTGTAACCCAAAAAGCTGTGCCAGTTGGCTT GCATGGGCGCAATTGGAGGTACAACAGGAAAACAATCGCGCTGCGAGGCTCCTATTTGAG AAAGCAGTCCAAGCAAGCCCCAAGAACAGGTTTGCATGGCATGTTTGGGGAGTTTTTGAAGCTAATATCGGCAATGTCGACATGGGAAGAAAACTTTTGAAGATAGGCCATGCACTCAATCCTAGAGATCCCGTTTTACTTCAGTCTCTTGCTTTGTTGGAATACAAACACTCAACGGCAAATCTATCTCGTGTTTTGTTTAGGAGAGCCTCTGAGCTGGACCCAAGGCATCAACCAGTGTGGATA GCATGGGGATGGATGGAATGGAAGGAAGGGAATATATCAACGGCGAGGGAGTTGTACCAACGAGCACTTTCGATTGACTCGACAACTGAAAGTGCTGCTCGATGCTTACAG GCTTGGGGTGTTTTGGAACAAAGAGCTGGTAACTTATCTGCAGCTAGAAGGTTATTTAGATCGTCGCTCAATATAAATTCTCAGAGTTATGTAACATGGATGACATGGGCAGCATTGGAGGAGGACCAAGGAAATTCTGTGCGTGCTGAAGAAATCCGTAACCTCTACTTCCAGCAG CGTACTGAAGTTGTGGACGATGCATCATGGGTAACGGGATTTTTAGATGTCATTGATCCAGCGCTTGACAGCATAAAGAGGCTACTGAACTTGGATCAAGGCCTCATCAACAAGGCACGAGAGCCTTCGAAAGATGCAGAATCTATTGAAGATGGTGCTGAAGAACCATTTCTTACTACTTCTTTGGGACTAAATGATGGCAATGATATTGGATACGGAAGCAGATTTGACTTGAATGCTTTCATCAAAGATAAATTATCATTAGATCCATCTAAGCTGGACCTTTTGATGGAAAACTCAGGAAAGTCATCTCCTAAGAGAGTAACATCTCCAAGAAGAATGTGGAGATCACAGAATCGAACCACCATGACTTTGCCTTGA
- the LOC105775542 gene encoding FIP1[V]-like protein, translating to MESMDDDFDDLYADVEVQASSAVGEPEENNPGNGSKSTEVDNKFIAGSVTEDSDSEDDLNIVLNDDDDCQNFPVTGARSHGGSYEENENGDFGVDETGSDNISRRVEPFSDGSELKFRGDGVEIGIGAKIEVNSLFKYVRPHGSSFPSNIRVNGHTGVLSFSYKSRRGDWEDDVYNQNKVATMKSLPHQFGHCFSLPWYRTILDVNIDAFEEKPWRHASADITDFFNYGFNEDSWKEYCNSLEKLGQQTSRQARIPSHYSSKLDQAYEAEAGHEIITREAITEDVAEVDSSLKCADRGAMLLELPKGRAIKVEDSINERQPSMDIRRPRFQDSGVIIEDSTVDSSDSANEELGHGSKSKVLESGKLDAKDDRNVCFSVSASSEELNEEHYARARNVSTSSFERSLQPASNQTSLETSDHGKAYVSDMNGGCHQNMEVHISEGTAEAMATKNKENEAACRNTHHSHTYVIETEPSLENRSHFSPTLSFSGSDPEDSVDAASIEIRSPLRRKEPGYGTGLQKSLDHKSSRSDGPKMKLNDGEGFSEHTTPMKDKQKHESWRHQHSLKQRIVVESDDEYDPYPISDVEGDWKRYRRDGNPTEEEWKHHRGRPHGIIDQKIYPKTAMKLPFYQMRGNSIIKITHLFTVAGRRKDWEKEPCVNRSKRFTDSHLWALGRKAHLRFKKDSDHFGQRLPAQKSLVPHTCRESGSLASRYSSASTERDIQWRRGSERLQLRKKTDHGDYPLDYKHEDEWLKLKYDSSISFTRCERGLVKSYERCIPPIRREVKVSGREGRFVDAALFHLNRSGTVESEVVCQRQVYSRSLALAIDIELSAHNGRRWFNAASPRNEASESLIERCHRHQRIDNEVQSWGRGRSKRSRVLHWREDKLLVNDRLFAQWVSFSCEKTSKHDSIHATLGSLQDEVFNNDSMLEHHGYEMISEGSNATCFKRKSFIRYRGENEQVVLKDRDSVDLIVVERKVKLGKPRSRKSCIICTYLLQSFRRHSDSRNLVCKARVVKMGSEYPTERKAVMEFHDSYGSKTADKDNRNKNGRRNNNEKQFGKFSVTECNKYLDIEEGQIIHEKQSVEDINPEKENASETMIQRGKAKMRTLLVDSAFDKNGAVGEYENKRILETLAKMEKGRERFRDPITIKREQDKTSTPQVELVVQTNETKRQRPARKRQWGVS from the exons atggagtcgatggatgatgattttgatgatttgtATGCTGATGTTGAAGTCCAAGCTAGCTCAGCTGTTGGCGAACCAGAAGAGAATAACCCTGGCAATGGCTCCAAAAGCACCGAGGTGGATAATAAGTTCATCGCCGGTTCAGTTACGGAAGATAGTGACAGCGAGGATGATTTGAACATTGTGttgaatgatgatgatgattgcCAGAACTTTCCGGTCACCGGTGCTAGGAGTCACGGTGGTAGCTACGAGGAGAACGAAAATGGTGATTTTGGTGTAGATGAAACCGGGTCAGATAATATTTCAAGGCGAGTGGAACCGTTTAGTGATGGGTCGGAGCTGAAATTTAGAGGGGATGGTGTAGAAATAGGGATTGGAGCTAAAATTGAGGTTAATTCTCTCTTCAAG TATGTGAGACCTCATGGATCATCATTTCCAAGTAATATAAGGGTTAATGGTCATACTGGTGTGTTGTCATTTTCTTATAAGTCGAGAAGAGGTGACTGGGAAGACGATGTTTACAACCAAAACAAGGTTGCTACCATGAAATCATTGCCACATCAATTTGGACATTGTTTTTCCCTTCCATGGTACAG GACAATATTGGATGTCAATATTGATGCATTTGAGGAGAAACCTTGGAGGCATGCTTCTGCAGATATAACAGATTTCTTTAATTACGGATTCAATGAGGATAGTTGGAAAGAATACTGTAACTCCCTG GAGAAACTTGGGCAACAAACATCGAGGCAGGCAAGGATTCCTTCTCATTATTCTTCAAAACTTGACCAG GCTTATGAAGCTGAGGCTGGTCATGAGATAATAACTCGGGAAGCTATAACAGAGGATGTAGCTGAGGTTGATTCGTCATTGAAATGTGCTGATAGAGGGGCGATGCTCTTGGAACTG CCAAAAGGAAGAGCAATTAAGGTTGAAGACAGCATTAATGAACGCCAACCATCCATGGATATAAGGCGTCCACGTTTTCAAGATTCTGGTGTTATTATAGAG GATTCCACTGTGGATTCATCTGACTCTGCAAATGAGGAATTAGGTCATGGTAGCAAGTCTAAAGTGTTAGAGTCTGGGAAGCTGGATGCAAAGGATGATAGAAATGTTTGCTTTTCTGTTAGTGCTAGCAGTGAGGAATTGAATGAAGAGCATTATGCAAGGGCTAGAAATGTGTCCACATCTTCTTTTGAGAG GTCTTTGCAGCCAGCATCTAATCAAACTTCACTAGAGACCAGTGATCATGGCAAGGCCTATGTCTCTGATATGAATGGGGGTTGCCATCAAAATATGGAAGTTCACATTTCAGAAGGAACTGCTGAAGCAATGGCAaccaaaaataaggaaaatgaagCAGCTTGCAGAAATACTCACCATTCACATACTTACGTTATTGAGACAGAACCATCACTCGAAAATCGAAGTCATTTTAGCCCTACACTTTCCTTTTCTGGAAGCGATCCTGAAGATAGTGTTGATGCTGCTTCCATTGAAATCCGAAGTCCGTTAAGAAGGAAAGAACCAGGTTATGGCACTGGATTACAGAAGTCACTTGATCATAAGAGTTCCAGAAGTGATGGCcccaaaatgaaattaaatgatgGAGAAGGTTTTTCGGAACATACAACTCCCATGAAAGACAAGCAAAAGCATGAGAGTTGGAGGCACCAACATTCCTTGAAACAGAGGATCGTGGTTGAAAGTGATGATGAGTATGACCCTTATCCAATATCAGATGTAGAGGGTGATTGGAAAAGATACCGAAGAGATGGAAATCCCACTGAGGAAGAATGGAAGCATCACCGTGGTAGACCTCACGGTATTATTGACCAGAAGATATACCCTAAAACTGCTATGAAGCTTCCCTTTTATCAAATGCGAGGGAACTCTATTATAAAGATTACTCATCTGTTTACTGTGGCAGGCAGAAGGAAAGATTG GGAGAAAGAACCTTGTGTTAACCGCAGTAAAAGGTTTACTGACAGCCATCTTTGGGCTCTCGGCAGAAAAGCTCATCTGCGCTTTAAAAAAGATTCAGATCACTTT GGACAAAGACTTCCTGCTCAGAAGAGTTTGGTTCCTCACACTTGCAGAGAATCTGGGAGTTTAGCCTCAAGGTATTCCTCTGCTTCAACAGAAAGAGATATTCAATGGAGAAGGGGAAGTGAAAGACTCCAACTTAGGAAGAAAACTGATCATGGTGATTATCCCTTAGATTATAAGCATGAAGATGAGTGGTTAAAACTAAAGTATGACTCATCTATTTCATTCACACGCTGTGAAAGGGGTTTGGTTAAATCTTATGAGAGATGCATACCACCCATCAGGAGAGAAGTCAAAGTTTCTGGCAGAGAAGGTAGATTTGTTGATGCTGCCCTTTTCCATTTGAATAGATCAGGGACCGTTGAAAGTGAAGTTGTGTGTCAGAGACAGGTATATAGCAGATCTCTGGCATTGGCAATTGACATAGAACTGTCAGCACATAATGGGAGAAGATGGTTTAATGCAGCATCACCCAGAAATGAGGCATCTGAATCTCTAATTGAAAGATGTCATAGACATCAGAGAATA GATAATGAAGTTCAGTCATGGGGAAGAGGTCGTAGTAAGCGATCTAGAGTACTACACTGGAGAGAGGATAAATTACTTGTAAATGATAGATTGTTTGCTCAATGGGTGTCTTTTTCTTGTGAAAAAACTTCTAAGCATGATTCAATTCATGCTACGCTTGGGTCACTCCAAGATGAGGTGTTTAATAATGATTCAATGCTAGAGCATCATGGATATGAAATGATAAGTGAAGGAAGTAATGCCAcctgttttaaaagaaaatcttttATTAGGTATAGAGGTGAGAATGAGCAGGTGGTCCTGAAGGACAGGGACTCTGTTGACTTGATTGTTGTGGAAAGAAAGGTAAAGCTGGGGAAACCAAGGTCAAGGAAATCTTGTATCATTTGTACT TACCTTCTGCAGTCTTTTAGAAGACACTCAGATAGTAGAAACTTAGTGTGCAAAGCAAGGGTCGTAAAGATGGGCTCAGAATATCCTACGGAGCGGAAAGCTGTTATGGAATTTCATGACTCTTATGGAAGCAAAACAGCTGATAAAGACAACCGTAATAAGAATGGCCGAAGAAATAACAATGAGAAACAGTTTGGTAAGTTCTCAGTTACAGAGTGTAACAAATATTTGGATATTGAGGAGGGTCAGATCATACACGAAAAGCAAAGTGTTGAAGATATTAACCCGGAAAAGGAAAATGCTTCAGAGACTATGATACAAAGGGGGAAGGCGAAGATGAGAACATTGCTCGTGGATAGTGCTTTTGATAAGAATGGAGCTGTAGGTGAATATGAGAACAAACGGATACTGGAGACACTAGCAAAGATGGAGAAAGGAAGGGAACGGTTTAGGGATCCAATCACAATAAAACGGGAACAGGACAAGACCTCTACTCCCCAAGTTGAATTGGTTGTCCAGACTAATGAAACAAAGCGACAGAGGCCTGCTAGAAAGAGGCAGTGGGGTGTAAGTTAG
- the LOC105775484 gene encoding uncharacterized protein LOC105775484, whose translation MDPERASTDEVESNAPASAEGMAPLDVNVSERPASVRQGGGAREAFFQAMTDWFVEFVRTNPAIRPPPLQESQVPHVASPAAGIVIRERPPVDKIRKQGAEEFRATKDDDAEKAEFWLENTIRVFEELSSYHWWKTLVSVVPSERVTWDFFQEEFRKKYISQRFIDQKRKEFLELKQGKMSVTEYEREFVRLSKYAREFVSTEANMCKRFEDGLNDDIRLSVGVLEIREFVVLVERACKVEDLLKEKEKGKAEAEAQDTKKRQMSKSFQSTSKRPRELSSGSYFPARYPGRSRGRRFEGSRAQTTIVASTGSTRPPRPECPQSKREEITCVRSGNAPTRGRPQRNPGVGASNRSASRDSAARSDVRAPARTYAIRAREEASSPDIIAVSESKIQVVPVVCEFSDVFPEELPGLPPEREVEFSIDLIPGTAPISIAPYRMAPTELKELNAQLQELIRVKEPDVPKTAFRTRYGHYEFLVMPFGLTNAPAVFMDLMNRIFRPYLDRFVVVFIYDILVYSRDETEHAEHLRIVLQILREKKLYAKFSKCEFWLREVGFLGHIVSAEGIRVDPSKISAIVNWSPPKNVFEVRSFLGLAGYYRRFVQGFSMIASPMTRLLQKDVKFEWTDKCQQSFDRLKELLTKAPVLVQPESGKEFIIYSDASLNGLGCVLMQEDKVIAYASRQLKPHERNYPVHDFELAAIVFALKILWHYLYGEKCHIYTDHKSLKYLMTQKDLNLRQRRWLKLIKDYDLVIDYHPEALGTQLHFSTAFHPQTDGQSECWGDALGTGMLKASVSDTIFIASVSWVLFNSLVVYYFSQKEEQLRLKIASMNANHPWI comes from the exons atggatccggAACGAGCTAGTACAGATGAAGTAGAAAGTAATGCGCCTGCTTCCGCAGAAGGGATGGCGCCActagatgttaatgttagtgaaagacCTGCATCAGTTAGACAGGGAGGAGGAGctagagaagccttcttccaagccatGACTGATTGGTTTGTCGAGTTCGTTCGTACGAATCCGGCTATAAGACCTCCACCCCTTCAAGAATCAcaggttccccatgtagcttccccAGCTGCAGGTATAGTTATCAGGGAGAGACCACCTGTTGATAAGATTAGGAAGCAAGGGGCTGAAGAATTTCGGGCtaccaaagatgatgatgcagaaAAAGCGGAATTCTGGCTTGAGAATACAATCAgggtttttgaagaattatctt CttaccattggtggaagacCCTCGTGTCAGTAGTACCAAGTGAGAGGgttacatgggatttctttcaggaggagttccgaAAGAAGTACATCAGCcagagatttatagatcagaaaaggaaggagtttcttgagctaaaacaagGTAAAATGTCTGTGACTGAATATGAACGCGAATTTGTCAGACTTAGTAAGTATGCACGGGAATTTGTATCCACCGAAGCCaacatgtgcaagagatttgaagatgggcttaaTGATGACATCCGACTATCAGTGGGTGTATTGGAAAttagagagtttgttgttctggtAGAAAGAGCCTGTAAAGTAGAAgacttgttaaaagaaaaagagaaaggcaAAGCTGAAGCTGAAGCACAGGATACAAAGAAGAGGCAGatgagtaaatcatttcagtctacatctAAGAGGCCTAGGGAGCTCTCTAGCGGATCATATTTTCCAGCTAGATATCCTGGCCGAAGCAGGGGCAGAAGATTTGAGGGTTCTAGAGCTCAAACCACTATAGTTGCAAGTACTGGCAGTACTCGACCTCCTAGGCCGGAATGTCCTCAAT CTAAAAGAGAAGAGATAACGTGTGTGAGATCAGGAAATGCTCCTACTAGAGGTAGACCGCAGAGAAACCCAGGAGTGGGAGCGAGTAATAGGAGTGCATCCAGAGATTCAGCAGCGagatcagatgttagagcacccgcgagaacatatgctattcgtgctcgTGAAGAGGCGTCCTCTCCTGATATAATtgcgg taTCTGAGTCAAAGATACAGGTAGTGccagttgtatgtgaattttctgatgtgtttccagaggagttaccagggttgccaccagaaagagaagtggaattttctatagatttgATTCCGGGAACTGCCCCAATTTCCATAGCTCCGTATCGTATGGCtcctacagaattaaaagagttaaatgcACAGTTACAGGAACTT ATACGGGTAAAAGAgccagatgtgccaaagacagctttcagaaccaggtatgggcattatgagtttctggttatgccgtttgggttgactaatgcacctgcagtattcatggatttgatgaaccggatATTCAGACCGTATCTAGATAGGTTTGTAGTAGTTTTCATTTATGACATTTTAGTCTATTCTCGGGATGAAACtgagcatgcagaacatttgagaatagtgttgcaaattctgcgtgaaaagaaactttatgctaaattcagtaaatgtgaattttggcttcgagagGTAGGTTTTCTAGGACATATTGTATCCGCAGAAGGCATCAGggtagatccgagtaaaatttcagctattgtcaattggagtccaccgAAGAATGTAtttgaagttagaagtttcttgggtttagctggttattatcggagatttgtacaggggttttctatgatagcttctccaatgacccgtttattacagaaagatgttaaatttgaatggacagATAAATGCCAGCAAAGTTTTGATCGATTAAAGGAGTTGTTGACGAAAGCACCTGTGTTAGTacagcctgaatcgggtaaggaatttattatttatagtgatgcatcattaaatggtttgggttgtgtcttgatgcaagaagataaagtaatagcctatgcttcaagacaacttaagccacatgaaagaaactaccCCGTACATGATTTTGAAttagctgctattgtatttgcattgaaaatattgtggcattatttgtatggtgaaaagtgtcatatttatactgatcacaaaagcttgaaatatttgatgacacagaaagatttgaatctgagacaaCGCAGGTGGCTTAAACTgataaaggattatgatttggttattgattaccatccgg aagctttgggtactcagttgcatttcagtactgcatttcatcctcagacagatggccaatctgagtgt TGGGGCGATGCTCTTGGAACTGGTATGCTTAAAGCTTCAGTGTCTGATACAATCTTCATAGCATCTGTTTCGTGGGTGTTGTTTAATTCTTTAGTGGTTTATTACTTCAGCCAAAAGGAAGAGCAATTAAGGTTGAAGATAGCATCAATGAACGCCAACCATCCATGGATATAA